In Pseudocalidococcus azoricus BACA0444, a single window of DNA contains:
- the murI gene encoding glutamate racemase: MNNWRRSSYRNISAGWIGVFDSGLGGLTVLKALQAQLPHESFLYFGDTAHLPYGERSAAEIITFVRQILAWMQQSGVKLGVMACNTSSALALEQVRREFDFPIIGLILPAAQVAVKKGKRIGIMATSATVNSQSYPQALQEQKPTIQVCQVACPEFVPLIEQNRCQDPYLRQVAQAYLEPLIEFGLDTLIYGCTHYPHIADVITPLLPPQVRQIDPAQAVAQAAIQELELLGLRQYRRERGTAKFAVSGNPEQFAHLASRWLGYYPYVEKVDLTAIHLSHVSMTVPPTPAS, encoded by the coding sequence GTGAATAATTGGCGTAGGTCGTCCTATCGGAACATTTCGGCCGGTTGGATTGGTGTGTTTGACAGTGGCCTGGGTGGACTGACGGTGTTGAAAGCCTTACAGGCCCAGTTACCCCATGAATCGTTTTTATACTTTGGCGATACGGCTCACTTGCCTTACGGGGAACGGTCGGCGGCAGAAATTATTACCTTTGTCCGCCAAATCCTGGCCTGGATGCAGCAGTCAGGGGTGAAGCTAGGGGTGATGGCCTGTAATACCAGTTCAGCCTTAGCCCTTGAGCAAGTGCGCCGTGAATTTGATTTTCCGATTATTGGTTTAATTTTGCCCGCTGCCCAAGTGGCCGTTAAAAAAGGGAAACGCATTGGGATTATGGCCACCTCGGCGACCGTGAACAGTCAAAGTTATCCCCAGGCCCTCCAAGAGCAAAAGCCCACGATTCAGGTTTGTCAAGTGGCCTGCCCGGAGTTTGTTCCCCTGATTGAGCAAAATCGCTGTCAGGATCCCTATCTCCGGCAAGTGGCCCAGGCCTATTTAGAACCGCTAATTGAGTTTGGCCTGGATACTCTCATCTATGGCTGTACCCATTATCCCCATATTGCCGATGTGATTACCCCTCTCCTGCCCCCCCAAGTTAGGCAAATTGATCCCGCCCAGGCCGTGGCTCAAGCCGCGATTCAAGAGCTAGAACTATTGGGTTTGCGTCAGTATCGGCGAGAGAGGGGAACCGCTAAGTTTGCAGTCAGTGGTAATCCTGAACAATTCGCCCATTTAGCCAGTCGTTGGTTGGGCTATTACCCTTA